In the genome of Salvelinus sp. IW2-2015 linkage group LG25, ASM291031v2, whole genome shotgun sequence, one region contains:
- the LOC139022599 gene encoding anaphase-promoting complex subunit 1-like produces MSLQQKVRECWLLRKGSSVDSDENEEELYAAGNMVIWSRGSKSHASHVYKAFTVGSPVVQIPRLLAELREVGVYSIAFEFSEGSPLSGPSFSASSSRRSLGSGPVPEGAVFPPPRARQSRERRKRILLVCEQDVMEQTVCIVLRSCVNGHSVTPKDLISPLHFQEPLPTAFSMLHPLDESGVQTYRSVRGCLCAIRL; encoded by the exons ATGTCACTACAGCAGAAGGTGAGG GAGTGTTGGTTGCTGAGAAAAGGTTCCAGTGTGGACAGTGATGAGAATGAGGAGGAGCTCTATGCAGCAGGAAACATGGTCATATGGAGCAGAGGGAGCAAGAGTCACGCTTCCCATGTTTACAAGGCTTTCACTGTTGGCAGTCCAGTAGTACAG attccacggttgctagcagaattgagggaagtgggggtttattcgatcgccttcgaattctcagaaggcagcccgctctccggcccctctttctccgcctcctcttcacgcagatcactggggtcggggcctgttcccgagggagccgtatttcctccgcctcgggctcgtcagagtcgtgaaagaagaaaaaggattctgctagtctgtg AGCAGGATGTTATGGAACAGACTGTGTGTATTGTCCTGAGGAGCTGTGTGAATGGGCACAGTGTGACACCGAAGGACTTAATCTCCCCTCTACACTTTCAG GAACCTCTTCCCACTGCATTCAGTATGCTGCAccctctggatgagagtggtgtGCAGACCTACAG GTCTGTTCGAGGCTGCCTGTGTGCAATACGTCTCTGA
- the vip gene encoding VIP peptides, with product MYKAMLQRNGSQLLFLIALCSVLYSRTQCLPYASMRPTRHADGLFTSGYSKLLGQLSARRYLESLIGKRVSDDMMEDQVPVKRHSDAIFTDNYSRFRKQMAVKKYLNSVLTGKRSQEDPPMQEESRSEPSFQESYDDVNVDHLLNNFQLPL from the exons at GTATAAAGCGATGTTACAAAGGAACGGCTCCCAGCTCCTTTTTCTAATAGCCCTGTGCAGTGTGCTATATTCCCGGACTCAGTGTTTGCCATATGCATCTATGAG ACCGACGAGACACGCAGACGGTCTCTTTACTAGTGGATACAGCAAACTTCTTGGACAGCTATCCGCGCGGCGGTATCTGGAATCCTTGATCGGAAAGCGAGTCAG TGATGACATGATGGAAGACCAGGTACCAGTGAAGCGCCACTCAGATGCCATATTCACAGACAACTACAGTCGCTTCCGCAAACAGATGGCTGTGAAGAAATATCTGAACTCGGTTCTGACAGGAAAGAGAAG TCAAGAAGACCCTCCCATGCAAGAAGAATCCAGAAGTGAGCCCTCGTTTCAAGAGAGCTATGATGACGTCAACGTAGATCACCTTCTCAATAACTTCCAATTG CCACTCTGA